In a single window of the Anguilla rostrata isolate EN2019 chromosome 4, ASM1855537v3, whole genome shotgun sequence genome:
- the LOC135253197 gene encoding phospholipid phosphatase-related protein type 4 isoform X1: protein MSTKERQKGKVTKDSVTLLPCFYFVEFPILASSVVSLYFLELTDVFKPVRSGYNCNDRSLSLPYIEPTHEVVPLLMLLSLAFAGPAAMQIMISEAVLFCCLSRRKNGLGREVNINAAGCNFNSYIRRAVRFVGVHVFGLCATALITNIIQLSTGYHAPYFLTVCKPNYTTLNTSCDENTFIMDDICSGADPAIINSGRKSFPSQHATLAAFAAVYISMYFNATLTDSSKLLKPLLVFSFIICAIICGLTRIIQYKNHAIDVYLGFLIGGGIAVYLGLYAVGNFQPGEDAAGQQAQLRDPLRSLTDLSHDASRHMQLKNGSSSDGISSHSESILSRNHREASSLTSLKRASADVEVITPRSPMGKENMVTFSNTLPRVHTPILDEVTRRNATIHASMDSTRSKQLLSQWKSKNESRKLSLQMMETEDTPSPPRTMEMRSSSEPSRVGVNGEHQGPASQYLKLATSSTPLPSTSSGIAGGTRVSIPSRPGSSQLVHIPEETQETINNSPKGSSTRSKWLKVAEKSGACRTNSQPRIMQVIAMSKQQGMLQTSPNSSDGSTVSCMGAIRYRSLTEPEVTGIVRVEAHPENNRPVVPPPSTDGSGSWKWKLQEKGSLRQSCELNDLNRDSESSESVKDGNGSAPNASGEHHHHHGITTIRVTPVEGSEAASEAMSVTSSRDSTLRRKGNIILIPERGNSPDSTRSIFYKGTSPTPTLKE, encoded by the exons TTTCCTATCCTTGCTTCCTCTGTGGTCAGCCTGTACTTCCTGGAGTTGACAGACGTGTTCAAGCCAGTGCGCTCTGGCTACAACTGCAATGATCGGAGCCTGAGCCTGCCCTACATTGAGCCTACGCACGAGGTCGTCCCCTTATTGATGCTACTCAGCCTGGCCTTTGCTGGGCCTGCAGCCATG CAGATAATGATCAGCGAAGCCGTTCTGTTCTGCTGCCTGTCGAGGAGAAAGAACGGCCTTGGAAGAGAGGTGAACATCAATGCAGCGGGATGCAACTTCAACTCGTACATTCGCCGAGCTGTCAGGTTTGTTG gggTCCACGTGTTTGGGCTTTGTGCCACAGCTCTCATAACAAACATCATCCAGTTGTCAACTGGTTACCATGCACCGTACTTCCTTACAGTCTGCAAGCCCAACTACACCACGCTCAACACTTCCTGTGATGAAAACACCTTCATCATGGATGACATCTGCTCTGGAGCTGACCCAGCCATCATAAACAGTGGCAG AAAATCGTTTccgtcccagcatgcaacacTGGCTGCGTTTGCTGCTGTCTACATTTCT ATGTACTTCAATGCTACACTAACTGACTCCTCGAAGCTTCTGAAACCACTTCTGGTCTTCTCCTTCATCATATGTGCCATTATCTGTGGACTGACGCGTATCATCCAGTACAAGAACCACGCTATCGATGTGTATCTTGGCTTCCTAATTGGTGGAGGCATAGCTGTGTATTTA GGCCTGTATGCCGTGGGCAATTTTCAACCTGGCGAGGATGCAGCAGGCCAACAGGCACAGCTGCGAGACCCTCTCAGATCCCTGACAGACCTCAGCCATGATGCCAGCAGACACATGCAGCTTAAGAATGGTAGCAGCAGCGACGGCATCTCCTCCCACTCAGAGAGCATCCTCAGCCGCAACCACCGTGAGGCCAGCTCCCTCACCAGCCTGAAGAGAGCCAGTGCTGACGTGGAGGTCATCACCCCCAGGAGCCCCATGGGCAAGGAGAACATGGTTACATTCAGCAACACTCTCCCCAGGGTCCACACCCCAATTCTGGACGAGGTTACCCGCCGCAATGCCACCATCCATGCCTCCATGGACTCTACTCGCTCCAAGCAGCTGCTGTCGCAGTGGAAGAGCAAAAACGAGAGCCGCAAGTTGTCCCTCCAGATGATGGAAACAGaggacaccccctccccaccgagGACAATGGAAATGAGGTCTAGCTCCGAGCCCTCCAGGGTGGGTGTCAACGGGGAGCACCAGGGCCCTGCCAGCCAGTACCTGAAGTTGGCCACCAGCAGCACCCCGTTACCCAGCACCAGCAGTGGTATCGCAGGGGGCACCAGAGTTTCCATTCCGTCCCGCCCTGGCTCTTCTCAGCTGGTCCACATACCGGAGGAGACACAGGAGACCATCAACAACTCTCCTAAGGGCAGCTCCACTCgctcaaaatggctgaaggtgGCAGAGAAGAGCGGGGCCTGCAGAACTAACAGTCAGCCACGCATCATGCAGGTCATTGCCATGTCCAAGCAGCAGGGCATGCTTCAGACTAGCCCAAACAGCTCGGATGGCAGCACAGTCAGCTGCATGGGCGCCATACGGTACAGAAGCTTGACGGAGCCAGAGGTCACCGGCATCGTGAGGGTGGAAGCCCACCCCGAGAACAACCGGCCAGTGgtgccacccccctccaccgATGGCAGTGGATCGTGGAAGTGGAAGTTGCAGGAGAAGGGCAGCCTCCGCCAATCGTGCGAGCTCAACGATCTCAACAGAGACTCTGAAAGTTCAGAGTCTGTGAAGGACGGGAATGGCTCCGCTCCAAATGCCAGCGGcgagcaccaccaccaccatggcaTCACCACAATCCGCGTGACGCCGGTGGAGGGGAGTGAGGCTGCCTCTGAAGCCATGTCGGTGACCTCCAGCCGGGACTCCACCCTTCGGAGGAAAGGGAACATCATCCTCATCCCGGAGCGGGGCAACAGCCCAGATAGCACCCGGAGCATCTTCTACAAGGGGACATCACCAACTCCAACTTTAAAGGAATGA
- the LOC135253197 gene encoding phospholipid phosphatase-related protein type 4 isoform X2 yields the protein MSTKERQKGKVTKDSVTLLPCFYFVEFPILASSVVSLYFLELTDVFKPVRSGYNCNDRSLSLPYIEPTHEVVPLLMLLSLAFAGPAAMIMISEAVLFCCLSRRKNGLGREVNINAAGCNFNSYIRRAVRFVGVHVFGLCATALITNIIQLSTGYHAPYFLTVCKPNYTTLNTSCDENTFIMDDICSGADPAIINSGRKSFPSQHATLAAFAAVYISMYFNATLTDSSKLLKPLLVFSFIICAIICGLTRIIQYKNHAIDVYLGFLIGGGIAVYLGLYAVGNFQPGEDAAGQQAQLRDPLRSLTDLSHDASRHMQLKNGSSSDGISSHSESILSRNHREASSLTSLKRASADVEVITPRSPMGKENMVTFSNTLPRVHTPILDEVTRRNATIHASMDSTRSKQLLSQWKSKNESRKLSLQMMETEDTPSPPRTMEMRSSSEPSRVGVNGEHQGPASQYLKLATSSTPLPSTSSGIAGGTRVSIPSRPGSSQLVHIPEETQETINNSPKGSSTRSKWLKVAEKSGACRTNSQPRIMQVIAMSKQQGMLQTSPNSSDGSTVSCMGAIRYRSLTEPEVTGIVRVEAHPENNRPVVPPPSTDGSGSWKWKLQEKGSLRQSCELNDLNRDSESSESVKDGNGSAPNASGEHHHHHGITTIRVTPVEGSEAASEAMSVTSSRDSTLRRKGNIILIPERGNSPDSTRSIFYKGTSPTPTLKE from the exons TTTCCTATCCTTGCTTCCTCTGTGGTCAGCCTGTACTTCCTGGAGTTGACAGACGTGTTCAAGCCAGTGCGCTCTGGCTACAACTGCAATGATCGGAGCCTGAGCCTGCCCTACATTGAGCCTACGCACGAGGTCGTCCCCTTATTGATGCTACTCAGCCTGGCCTTTGCTGGGCCTGCAGCCATG ATAATGATCAGCGAAGCCGTTCTGTTCTGCTGCCTGTCGAGGAGAAAGAACGGCCTTGGAAGAGAGGTGAACATCAATGCAGCGGGATGCAACTTCAACTCGTACATTCGCCGAGCTGTCAGGTTTGTTG gggTCCACGTGTTTGGGCTTTGTGCCACAGCTCTCATAACAAACATCATCCAGTTGTCAACTGGTTACCATGCACCGTACTTCCTTACAGTCTGCAAGCCCAACTACACCACGCTCAACACTTCCTGTGATGAAAACACCTTCATCATGGATGACATCTGCTCTGGAGCTGACCCAGCCATCATAAACAGTGGCAG AAAATCGTTTccgtcccagcatgcaacacTGGCTGCGTTTGCTGCTGTCTACATTTCT ATGTACTTCAATGCTACACTAACTGACTCCTCGAAGCTTCTGAAACCACTTCTGGTCTTCTCCTTCATCATATGTGCCATTATCTGTGGACTGACGCGTATCATCCAGTACAAGAACCACGCTATCGATGTGTATCTTGGCTTCCTAATTGGTGGAGGCATAGCTGTGTATTTA GGCCTGTATGCCGTGGGCAATTTTCAACCTGGCGAGGATGCAGCAGGCCAACAGGCACAGCTGCGAGACCCTCTCAGATCCCTGACAGACCTCAGCCATGATGCCAGCAGACACATGCAGCTTAAGAATGGTAGCAGCAGCGACGGCATCTCCTCCCACTCAGAGAGCATCCTCAGCCGCAACCACCGTGAGGCCAGCTCCCTCACCAGCCTGAAGAGAGCCAGTGCTGACGTGGAGGTCATCACCCCCAGGAGCCCCATGGGCAAGGAGAACATGGTTACATTCAGCAACACTCTCCCCAGGGTCCACACCCCAATTCTGGACGAGGTTACCCGCCGCAATGCCACCATCCATGCCTCCATGGACTCTACTCGCTCCAAGCAGCTGCTGTCGCAGTGGAAGAGCAAAAACGAGAGCCGCAAGTTGTCCCTCCAGATGATGGAAACAGaggacaccccctccccaccgagGACAATGGAAATGAGGTCTAGCTCCGAGCCCTCCAGGGTGGGTGTCAACGGGGAGCACCAGGGCCCTGCCAGCCAGTACCTGAAGTTGGCCACCAGCAGCACCCCGTTACCCAGCACCAGCAGTGGTATCGCAGGGGGCACCAGAGTTTCCATTCCGTCCCGCCCTGGCTCTTCTCAGCTGGTCCACATACCGGAGGAGACACAGGAGACCATCAACAACTCTCCTAAGGGCAGCTCCACTCgctcaaaatggctgaaggtgGCAGAGAAGAGCGGGGCCTGCAGAACTAACAGTCAGCCACGCATCATGCAGGTCATTGCCATGTCCAAGCAGCAGGGCATGCTTCAGACTAGCCCAAACAGCTCGGATGGCAGCACAGTCAGCTGCATGGGCGCCATACGGTACAGAAGCTTGACGGAGCCAGAGGTCACCGGCATCGTGAGGGTGGAAGCCCACCCCGAGAACAACCGGCCAGTGgtgccacccccctccaccgATGGCAGTGGATCGTGGAAGTGGAAGTTGCAGGAGAAGGGCAGCCTCCGCCAATCGTGCGAGCTCAACGATCTCAACAGAGACTCTGAAAGTTCAGAGTCTGTGAAGGACGGGAATGGCTCCGCTCCAAATGCCAGCGGcgagcaccaccaccaccatggcaTCACCACAATCCGCGTGACGCCGGTGGAGGGGAGTGAGGCTGCCTCTGAAGCCATGTCGGTGACCTCCAGCCGGGACTCCACCCTTCGGAGGAAAGGGAACATCATCCTCATCCCGGAGCGGGGCAACAGCCCAGATAGCACCCGGAGCATCTTCTACAAGGGGACATCACCAACTCCAACTTTAAAGGAATGA